The Virgibacillus dokdonensis genome includes a window with the following:
- the agaW gene encoding PTS N-acetylgalactosamine transporter subunit IIC: protein MLMEAILIAIWAGIIGIDLYVGLTHMHRPVVTGLVVGLILGDVTTGLIVGGTLELIWMGMVPLAGAQPPNVVIGGVIGTAFGVIAGQDPQVAVGVAIPFAVAVQGLITLFFTLFAPVMHKADQFALDANTKGIEKINYLGIAILFSFNALIAFLPIYFGAEQAAAFVETVPQWIIDGLSIAGGIMPAIGFAMLLRIMMKVEYIMFFIVGFILAAYLELPILAIALIGLAIALYDFYQNKNKQGPAPKEEEITDGI from the coding sequence ATGTTAATGGAAGCGATTTTAATTGCTATTTGGGCAGGTATTATTGGAATTGATTTATATGTAGGTTTAACCCATATGCACCGCCCTGTTGTTACCGGTCTAGTTGTCGGTTTAATTTTAGGTGATGTAACTACTGGTTTAATTGTCGGGGGTACATTGGAATTAATTTGGATGGGAATGGTTCCGCTCGCAGGAGCCCAACCTCCAAATGTAGTTATAGGAGGAGTTATTGGTACAGCCTTTGGCGTTATAGCAGGTCAGGATCCACAAGTAGCCGTGGGGGTAGCAATACCATTTGCTGTGGCGGTACAAGGATTAATTACATTATTTTTCACATTATTTGCCCCTGTCATGCATAAAGCAGATCAATTTGCTTTAGACGCAAATACAAAAGGAATAGAAAAGATAAATTATTTAGGTATTGCCATTCTATTTTCTTTTAATGCACTTATCGCATTTTTACCAATTTATTTCGGAGCAGAACAAGCTGCTGCCTTTGTTGAAACCGTCCCCCAATGGATTATTGATGGATTATCCATTGCAGGAGGAATTATGCCAGCTATTGGTTTTGCAATGCTACTGAGAATTATGATGAAAGTAGAGTATATTATGTTCTTTATCGTAGGATTTATTCTTGCGGCATATTTAGAATTACCAATATTAGCAATCGCTTTAATTGGTTTAGCGATAGCGCTATATGATTTTTATCAAAATAAAAATAAACAAGGTCCTGCGCCTAAAGAGGAGGAGATTACGGATGGCATCTAA
- the agaV gene encoding PTS N-acetylgalactosamine transporter subunit IIB: MTTKPNILLTRIDNRLIHGQVGVTWVNHLGANLVVVANDKVSQDEVQQSLMDMVLPDVIQARYFSIQKTIDVIHKASPRQKIFLVVKDVHDALALKEGGVPIDHINIGNMHYAEGKKQISSTVSVDEKDIEAFNKLHDMGVTLDLRGVPNEKGQDIMDLLK, translated from the coding sequence ATGACTACAAAACCAAATATTTTGTTAACAAGAATTGACAATCGTTTAATACATGGCCAGGTCGGAGTTACTTGGGTTAACCATTTAGGAGCAAATCTAGTCGTAGTTGCCAATGATAAAGTTTCACAAGACGAAGTGCAACAGAGTTTGATGGATATGGTGTTGCCAGATGTTATTCAGGCAAGGTACTTTTCTATTCAAAAAACCATTGATGTTATCCATAAGGCTTCACCAAGGCAAAAGATATTTCTCGTCGTTAAAGATGTTCATGATGCACTAGCTTTAAAAGAAGGTGGTGTACCAATAGATCATATTAATATAGGTAATATGCATTATGCAGAAGGGAAAAAGCAAATCTCTTCTACTGTCTCTGTTGATGAAAAAGATATTGAAGCATTTAACAAGCTGCATGATATGGGTGTAACTCTTGATTTAAGAGGAGTTCCAAACGAAAAAGGGCAAGACATTATGGATCTTCTTAAATAA
- a CDS encoding SIS domain-containing protein, with the protein MFGLTQKELEKGKAGHTAQEIYQQPEVWNKALHIFAERKEEIHNFLHAIYSKHEKVRVILTGAGTSAFAGDILVSELQKQDQGKVQFEAIATTDLVSNPTNYLFKEVPTILVSFARSGNSPESLAAVKLATDRIDHFYQVNITCNPEGKLAVNTKDDKNSLTILTPEEAHDQGFAMTSSFTSMMVICYLAFSKDTNAGEKIQTVITNGEKFIESVVNTVDAVLEHGMDRIVYLGSGSLGQFAHEAALKMLELSAGKVVAVHESSLGFRHGPKSILNDKSIVVLFTSQDAYTRKYDLDILKELSGEPKEIKTVALTEMDNEEVSQYANWTVSVNNSKQSLENDFYLSLLYVVFAQVLALKKSIQLGITPDNPSPDGSVNRVVQGVTIYPMTFA; encoded by the coding sequence ATGTTTGGTTTAACTCAGAAAGAATTAGAAAAAGGCAAGGCAGGTCATACGGCTCAAGAAATTTATCAGCAGCCTGAAGTTTGGAATAAAGCATTACACATATTTGCAGAGAGAAAGGAGGAAATTCACAACTTTTTACATGCTATATATAGTAAGCATGAGAAAGTGCGAGTAATTTTAACTGGTGCTGGAACGTCAGCGTTTGCTGGTGACATATTAGTTTCTGAATTACAAAAACAAGATCAGGGAAAGGTGCAATTTGAAGCAATTGCAACAACAGATCTCGTTTCTAATCCGACTAACTATCTCTTCAAGGAAGTACCAACCATTTTGGTATCGTTCGCAAGATCAGGGAATAGTCCGGAGAGTTTGGCTGCGGTTAAGTTGGCAACAGATAGGATCGATCATTTTTATCAAGTAAATATTACATGTAATCCAGAAGGGAAGCTAGCAGTAAATACAAAGGATGATAAGAACAGCTTAACGATTCTTACACCGGAAGAAGCGCATGATCAAGGATTTGCTATGACAAGCAGCTTTACTAGTATGATGGTCATTTGTTATTTGGCTTTTTCTAAAGATACTAATGCAGGTGAGAAGATACAGACGGTTATTACTAATGGGGAGAAATTTATTGAAAGCGTTGTGAATACAGTAGATGCGGTGTTAGAGCATGGTATGGACAGGATTGTTTATTTAGGCTCTGGTTCGCTTGGGCAATTTGCTCATGAAGCAGCTTTAAAAATGCTTGAGCTGTCAGCAGGTAAAGTGGTAGCTGTTCACGAGTCTTCGTTAGGATTCCGTCACGGACCGAAATCTATTTTGAATGACAAATCCATCGTCGTACTGTTTACGTCTCAAGATGCTTATACACGAAAATATGATTTGGATATATTAAAAGAGTTATCCGGAGAACCAAAGGAGATTAAAACGGTTGCGCTTACTGAAATGGATAATGAGGAAGTAAGTCAATATGCAAACTGGACAGTGTCTGTTAATAATAGCAAGCAGTCACTAGAAAATGATTTCTACCTATCTTTACTATACGTCGTATTTGCACAAGTTTTAGCACTGAAAAAATCGATTCAATTAGGAATTACGCCAGATAACCCAAGCCCAGACGGATCCGTCAATCGCGTAGTGCAAGGCGTAACGATTTATCCTATGACATTCGCATAG
- a CDS encoding GntR family transcriptional regulator — translation MEKSSKVPLYLQLMDEIIQKIEQETYEEHDKLPSERELCDMYKLSRITVRQALQELEREGYIYKLHGKGTFVSASSIEQNLVKLYSFTEEMKKVGKTPMTKVLSFKEIAIDTRIANKMGLEPLDEVFEVIRLRLADEQPLMYEISYLPKKLFPHLTKAKLMEKPMYDIFSHDYQVHVTRAIERFSATQIRETEAGYLNAPTQQPAMLIKRFAYHHEQLIEYTISVARGDKFDYTVELT, via the coding sequence TTGGAAAAAAGTAGTAAGGTACCTTTATATTTACAACTTATGGACGAAATCATTCAGAAAATCGAACAAGAAACATATGAAGAACATGATAAATTACCTTCTGAGCGCGAACTGTGTGATATGTATAAATTAAGCAGGATTACGGTTAGACAGGCGCTGCAAGAGTTAGAAAGAGAAGGTTATATTTATAAGTTACATGGAAAAGGAACATTTGTATCGGCTAGCTCCATTGAACAAAATTTAGTCAAACTGTACAGCTTTACAGAAGAAATGAAAAAAGTGGGAAAGACGCCGATGACCAAGGTTTTATCCTTTAAAGAGATAGCGATTGATACTAGAATTGCAAATAAAATGGGGTTAGAACCGTTGGATGAAGTATTCGAGGTAATACGTTTACGACTTGCAGATGAACAACCACTTATGTATGAAATTTCCTATTTACCAAAGAAACTGTTTCCACATTTAACAAAAGCAAAATTGATGGAAAAGCCCATGTATGATATTTTTTCACATGATTATCAGGTCCATGTTACGAGAGCAATTGAACGTTTTTCAGCAACCCAAATACGGGAAACAGAAGCTGGTTATTTAAATGCTCCAACCCAGCAACCAGCCATGTTAATTAAACGATTTGCCTATCACCACGAGCAACTAATTGAGTATACCATTAGCGTAGCACGAGGAGATAAATTTGATTATACAGTAGAACTAACGTAA
- a CDS encoding class I SAM-dependent methyltransferase yields the protein MDFSPGMLKRAKEKANQLGRTFELLEMDAQNLAFPDNTFDTVITTCVFCSVPDPIKGLKEMKRVTKPTGKILMLEHMRSEHKLIGKLMDILNPIGLHIVGANINRKTLENIQHVGLKIAKEDLLMYDIFKTLVVSPNKNH from the coding sequence ATTGATTTCAGTCCTGGCATGTTAAAACGTGCCAAAGAAAAAGCAAATCAACTTGGTCGGACCTTTGAACTACTGGAAATGGACGCGCAAAATTTAGCTTTCCCTGATAACACATTTGATACCGTTATTACCACTTGTGTATTTTGTTCCGTACCTGATCCAATTAAAGGTTTGAAAGAAATGAAAAGAGTCACAAAGCCGACTGGTAAAATATTGATGCTTGAACATATGCGAAGTGAACATAAATTGATTGGTAAGTTGATGGATATTTTAAACCCAATTGGACTTCATATTGTAGGAGCTAATATTAATCGTAAAACACTCGAAAACATCCAGCATGTTGGTTTAAAAATAGCCAAAGAAGATTTACTCATGTATGACATATTTAAAACACTGGTTGTATCACCAAATAAAAATCATTGA
- a CDS encoding ROK family transcriptional regulator has product MQRGTFQLMKSVNKSIILNKIRTCEPISRAQIAKETELTPPTVSSIVKELLEQGMVYEQKKATSMGGRRPTMLYINKTAYYLVGVDAGPEKIKAIVADLGGRILGRISYVLNTPITEASFLDVMKQSINEVVRHANVKMEEVMGIGVAMHGVVEIATGRALYAPNLQLTDIPIKEALEQEFRVTVKVENDARAMALGEAWFGGHGDLGSMVTVNLGRGVGAGIVTDGKLFHGAKDIAGEIGHMTIDIDGEICECGNRGCLQTFATGSAIAMRAERKLAERGEVHSFKLTAESVFELAKSGNALYLDVLEETGFAIGVGLTNVIHIVNPGKIVLGGGVMKSEEFLLPIIKKTVNNNALTEGAKNTEVKVTKLGKDATVLGAVALLLVEIFDSVLG; this is encoded by the coding sequence ATGCAACGAGGAACATTTCAGTTAATGAAATCAGTAAATAAATCAATTATTTTAAATAAAATTAGGACGTGCGAGCCGATTTCTAGGGCACAAATAGCTAAGGAAACAGAGCTGACTCCCCCTACAGTAAGTAGTATTGTTAAAGAATTACTAGAGCAAGGTATGGTTTATGAACAGAAAAAGGCCACCTCAATGGGTGGGAGAAGACCTACGATGCTTTATATTAATAAAACAGCCTACTATTTGGTAGGAGTGGATGCTGGTCCGGAGAAGATAAAGGCAATTGTTGCTGATTTGGGTGGTAGAATTTTAGGACGTATATCATATGTGTTAAACACTCCGATTACAGAGGCCTCCTTTCTAGATGTTATGAAACAGAGTATTAACGAGGTTGTACGTCATGCGAATGTGAAGATGGAAGAGGTTATGGGTATAGGTGTGGCGATGCATGGTGTTGTCGAGATCGCAACAGGCAGGGCTTTATATGCTCCTAATTTACAATTAACGGATATTCCGATAAAAGAAGCTTTAGAACAAGAGTTTCGTGTGACGGTAAAAGTGGAAAACGATGCGCGTGCAATGGCTCTAGGTGAAGCATGGTTTGGTGGTCATGGTGACTTAGGTAGTATGGTGACTGTTAATTTAGGGCGAGGCGTGGGCGCTGGGATTGTAACAGATGGAAAATTATTTCATGGTGCAAAAGATATTGCTGGAGAAATAGGTCATATGACGATCGACATTGACGGGGAAATTTGCGAGTGTGGAAATCGCGGTTGCTTGCAAACTTTTGCTACGGGTTCTGCAATTGCTATGCGTGCAGAGCGAAAATTAGCTGAACGAGGAGAAGTGCATTCTTTTAAACTCACTGCAGAGAGTGTATTCGAACTTGCAAAATCTGGAAATGCACTGTACCTAGATGTATTAGAAGAAACAGGCTTTGCTATAGGTGTTGGCTTAACCAATGTAATACATATTGTCAATCCAGGAAAAATTGTGTTAGGTGGAGGGGTTATGAAAAGTGAGGAATTCCTTTTACCTATTATTAAAAAGACAGTCAATAACAATGCATTGACAGAAGGTGCAAAAAATACAGAAGTGAAGGTAACGAAACTTGGGAAAGATGCTACTGTGTTGGGTGCTGTAGCGTTGCTTTTGGTGGAAATATTTGATTCTGTTTTAGGATAG
- a CDS encoding DMT family transporter translates to MNRVFEKKWIVVGIAIFCSILWGSAFPVLKVSYDELQMAADDTIAKIVFAGMRFLLAGLIILIGLFLVDRKRLMVTKRQMLFLTIFGIIQTGLQYFFFYNGLAKVSGMQGAILVSSGTFFTVILAHFFYSNDRMNWKKGIGLAAGFAGIIVANWGQEFQLSFQFTGEGYMILAALTGAIGTIMAKELAVGIHPFAITGWQLSIGASLMLIFGVPQLESEAMTFTPLGFWLFVYSAVLSAAAFALWYSILKYNKAGEISMFKFITPVSGAILSAIFIPAETLDVYIIGALGLVAIGIIAVNYKGKSSAKQRLSK, encoded by the coding sequence GTGAATCGTGTTTTTGAGAAAAAATGGATTGTGGTGGGCATTGCTATTTTTTGTTCCATCTTATGGGGCAGTGCTTTTCCTGTTTTGAAAGTAAGTTATGATGAGTTACAAATGGCAGCAGATGATACAATTGCTAAAATTGTGTTTGCAGGAATGCGCTTTTTACTAGCAGGTTTAATCATATTAATTGGTCTCTTCCTTGTAGATCGAAAGCGATTAATGGTAACGAAAAGGCAAATGCTGTTTTTGACGATATTTGGTATTATCCAAACAGGATTGCAATACTTCTTTTTTTATAACGGGTTAGCGAAAGTTTCTGGAATGCAAGGGGCGATCTTAGTCTCAAGCGGTACATTTTTTACCGTTATATTAGCTCACTTTTTCTATAGCAATGATCGGATGAATTGGAAAAAAGGTATTGGCTTAGCGGCTGGTTTTGCCGGAATTATTGTTGCTAATTGGGGGCAGGAGTTCCAGCTTAGCTTCCAATTTACAGGGGAGGGCTATATGATTTTAGCGGCATTAACAGGTGCCATTGGTACAATAATGGCAAAAGAGTTAGCCGTTGGTATTCATCCGTTTGCTATAACAGGATGGCAATTGTCAATTGGTGCTAGTCTGATGTTGATCTTTGGAGTACCACAGTTAGAAAGTGAAGCGATGACTTTCACGCCTTTAGGGTTTTGGTTGTTCGTATATTCTGCTGTATTGTCTGCGGCTGCCTTTGCTTTGTGGTACTCGATCTTAAAGTATAATAAAGCTGGCGAAATAAGCATGTTTAAATTTATTACTCCTGTATCTGGAGCCATTTTATCAGCTATCTTTATTCCAGCGGAGACATTAGATGTATATATTATTGGAGCTTTAGGGTTAGTGGCAATAGGAATTATTGCTGTCAATTATAAAGGGAAAAGTAGTGCTAAACAAAGGTTATCCAAATGA
- a CDS encoding galactokinase: MNDLRTTFKNTFNNVAESSICFAPGRINLIGEHTDYNGGYVLPAAISYGTYALGVKRTDQKFRFFSENFPESGIIACDLKDLSFQQADQWANYPKGMIQALKNSNYPIHTGADIMFYGNIPNQAGLSSSASIELVTGILLQQLFHFEADKLTFIQLGQQVENAYMGVNSGIMDQFAIGLGKQDHAILLNCKTNDFKYVPLHLQEYEIVIIHSNKQRTLADSKYNERFNECQEALTALQTVLPIQHLSDVSLQQFHAYKHVITSPTIQKRAKHVISENARTLQASTELKNGNLSAFGELMNLSHQSLQEDYEVTGKELDTIVHTAWKQDGVLGARMTGAGFGGCAIAIVAQEKIDAFKANVNNTYRQTIGYDASFYTASIVNGANSLEIAPNK; this comes from the coding sequence ATGAACGATTTACGTACGACATTTAAAAATACGTTTAACAATGTAGCAGAATCTTCCATCTGTTTTGCACCTGGAAGAATTAATTTAATTGGCGAGCACACGGATTACAATGGCGGGTATGTATTACCTGCAGCTATTTCCTATGGTACCTATGCGCTTGGTGTTAAAAGAACCGATCAAAAGTTTCGCTTTTTCTCTGAGAACTTCCCTGAATCAGGCATTATAGCATGTGATTTAAAAGACCTTTCCTTTCAACAAGCAGACCAGTGGGCAAACTATCCAAAAGGTATGATTCAAGCGTTAAAAAATAGCAACTACCCCATTCATACCGGAGCTGACATTATGTTTTATGGGAATATCCCTAACCAAGCAGGTCTTTCTTCCTCTGCATCCATTGAATTAGTAACCGGGATTTTATTACAACAACTGTTTCACTTCGAAGCCGATAAGCTTACCTTCATTCAATTGGGGCAACAAGTTGAAAATGCGTATATGGGAGTAAATAGTGGTATCATGGACCAATTTGCAATTGGGCTAGGTAAACAAGATCACGCTATTCTATTAAACTGTAAAACGAATGATTTTAAATATGTCCCCCTTCACTTGCAAGAATATGAGATCGTTATCATCCATTCCAATAAGCAACGTACATTAGCAGACTCCAAATATAATGAACGATTTAATGAATGTCAAGAAGCGCTAACCGCATTACAAACTGTATTGCCTATTCAACATTTAAGTGACGTTTCCTTGCAACAATTTCACGCCTATAAGCATGTCATTACATCCCCTACGATTCAAAAACGAGCGAAACATGTTATATCGGAAAATGCTCGTACGTTACAAGCCAGTACAGAACTAAAAAATGGCAACTTATCCGCATTCGGAGAGCTTATGAATTTGTCTCATCAATCATTGCAAGAAGATTATGAAGTCACGGGAAAAGAACTGGATACGATAGTCCACACTGCATGGAAGCAGGATGGTGTGCTAGGTGCTCGCATGACTGGAGCTGGATTTGGCGGCTGTGCTATAGCTATCGTTGCTCAAGAAAAAATAGACGCATTTAAAGCGAATGTAAATAACACGTATCGACAAACCATCGGTTACGACGCTTCTTTCTATACAGCATCTATCGTTAATGGTGCCAATTCATTGGAAATCGCACCAAACAAATAG